The DNA region ATCGCTCGCATCCGCCGCCAGACCGCCCAGGGCCAGGACCTCTCCGCCCAATGCAACGGTCAGGTGCTCCAGGGCCGTATCCTTCGCCGCTCCGGTCAAAACCTGCATCACCTCGGCCAGTTCCAACGCATTGCCCGCGCTGCTGGCCAGGGGTTGGTTCATGTCGGTGACCAACGCCGTGGTCATGCACCCCGCGCCTTGTGCCGTCGCGACCAGCGCTTGCGCCAGGCCCAACGCCTCCGCCTCCGTGCCCATGAACGCGCCCGAGCCGACCTTCACATCCAGAACCAATGCCTCCAACCCGGCGGCGAGCTTTTTTGACAGGATCGACGCCGTGATCAGATCGACCGAGGCGACGGTGGCCGTCACGTCCCGCACCGCGTAAAGCCGCTTGTCAGCGGGCGCGATATCACCCGATGCGCCCACGATGGCACAGCCGATATCAGCCACGATCTCTTGCAGATCATCGGGGGAGACGTCTGTGTTGTAGCCCGGAATGGCCTCCAACTTATCCAGCGTGCCGCCCGTGTGCCCCAAACCGCGCCCAGAAATCATTGGCACGAACGCTCCGCAAGCGGCCAGCGCAGGTGCCAGCAGCAGCGACACGCAATCCCCTACGCCACCCGTTGAATGTTTGTCGATCACCGGCCCGTCGAGGTGCCATGCCATCACGCGGCCCGTCTCTCGCATCGCGCGGGTCAGTTGCACCCGGCCCTCCTCGCCCAGTCCGTTTTGGCACACGGCCATGGCAAACGCGCCTGCCTGAGCGTCGGTGACGTCGCCGGTCGCAAGCCCTTCGGCGAACCAGAACACCTCTGCCTCCGTCAGGCGGTCGCCCTGGCGCAGCTTCGTCAGAATGGCGCGCGCGTCGCTCATTCGGCCATATGCGCGGCTGTGAACTGGCCCGGCAAAAGCGCGCCCACCTGCGTTACTTGCGTCGCCCCTTGCGTCGTGGCCATCGTGATCGGCGTGTCCCCATCCGCGAATTCCGCCAGCTTCTGGCGACACCCTCCGCAGGGCGGCACAGGCGCGGGGCTGCCTGCGATCACGGCGACCTCCGCGATGCGCGTATCGCCTGCCGCGATCATCGCAGCAATGGCGCCCGCTTCCGCGCAGGTCCCTTCCGGATAAGCCACGTTTTCCACGTTGCACCCGACATAAACGTTCCCCTCCACCGACCGGATCGCGCAGCCCACCTTGAAGTTGGAGTAAGGCGCATGGGCGTTCAGGCGCACCTGGGTCGCCTGGTCGATTAGGGTTGCGTCCGGCATCACGGCTCTCCTCACGGGGTCATCCGCCCGCAATGTGCGGTGCGCAGACGGCGAGCGCAAGCGCGGCTCAGCCTCCGGTCAGGTCAATGCGGCCCGGCGGGCGCGAATGACATCCAGCAGATCAACCAGATCCAGACGCAGATGGGCGTGGATCTGCGCCAGTTGGTCCAGCTTGTGGCGCTTGGCCGCGATGTTGAGTACTTCCGCCATCTGACACAGGCGATCGGCCCCGACCGCACCGGAAATCGCAATCAGGATATGGGTCTGCGCACGCACGTCCGAAGCGTTGCCGCTGGCCACGCCAGCATCCAGAGTTTGCAGAACGGCTGTCAGATCTTCCACGACCCGGTCCAGCAACTCGGCACTGCCCGGCGCACCGGCGGCCTGCAGAAGCCGGTCAAGCCGCTCTGCATCCAACTGCGGTCCAAGCCCTTGACCTGACGGGATATCCTGTGGGTCAGCCTCGCCATCGGGGCGGCCGACATGGCGCAATATGGTGCGCCCGAACTCACTCGCCGATGCGATGGGTTTACCGATGATCCCGTCTGCGCCCGCCGCGTAAATCGCCTCCCGGTTGTCACGCAAGACGTAGGCTGTGATCGCCACAAGCGGGATCCGGGCGCGCTCTCCGGGGCCCGAGCGCACACGTTCCATCACTTCCAGACCCGACAACCGGGGCATCTCGATATCCAGAAGGGCGATGTCAAACGTGTCCCGGTCCAGGGCGTCCAGCGCCGCCTGACCGTCGGTCACGAAGACGGCCTCCGCCCCCATACTCAACAGCATCTGGCGCAGGATCGTTTGGTTCGTCAGGTTGTCTTCGGCCACCAATATGCGCAGCCCGCCGAGGTCGGGTGTCTCCGGCGGTGCGGCCTCGGACTGCTCCCAGATCACTTTGGCCGACGAAATGATCAGGCGAGCGCAGGCGTGGCCTTCTGAGGAGGTGTTGGACAGCGTCAAACGGGCTGGCAATTCGGCGCTGAGTTGCCGCACGATATGGAGGCCGAGCCCGCTGCCAGTGGCGCTTGCGTGGTTGCCGTGGGCCGCGTCCAACACGTGGCGTGGGAATCCAGGCCCTTGATCTTGAATGAAAATATCAAATCCGGTGTCCTGATCACAGGACAGATTGACCGACACATCACTGCCAGCCGCATGGACCAGAGCATTGCCCACCAGGTTGCCCACGATCCGATCGAGGAGAATGGCAGATACGCTCAGGCGGTCGGGAAGCGCGCCTTGCGCCGTGATCGTGATCCGACTTCCCCATTCTGCCGCGCGCCCACTCCAGCGGCGATCCAGTGCGCACATCCAATCCGCGACATCGACTTCGGCCACCTCATTGCGGATCGCGGTCTCTCCTGCGGCGGTCAGAAGGGCATCGTCGACCAGCGCGGCCAACGTGTCCGCAGCCGCGCGAATTCGGTCAATCTGGGTTTGGGATTGCGGGTCCAGGCGCGCGGTTTCCACCAGCCGAATGCCCCCCAGCACGTCCGACATGGCCGACCGGATGTCATGTGACAGCTGCTGCAGCGCGGCAGAGGTGCGGTGTCCCGGATCGTCGCAAATCGGGTTATCTGACTGCTGGGAAACCTGGGTTATCATTGCGGTACCACACCCTGAAGAACTGCTCCGATGGTATCAGATCGCGAGCCCCTGCGCCACACGCAGCGCCGCCACAGGCCCCGTGTGTGATGCAGTTATGCACAAACTATCCATAGGTTTATCCACACCTACCCATAGAGGCTGACGGGTGTGCCCGCGAGCGCCGAGATGTTGAGCAATCCACGCGCGGTGATGGACGGGGTCACGATATGGGCCTGGTTGCCCATCCCCATAAGGATCGGCCCAACCTCCAAAGCATTCGCTTTCATTTTCAGTATGTTGCGCGTCGCACTTGCAGCATCGGTTGAAGTAAAAATCAACGCATTCGCCGCGCCTTCCAACCTGCAATCGGGGAAAACGCGGGCGCGCAGTTCTGCGTCGAGCGCGCTATCGACATGCATCTCACCCTCGTAGATGAAGTCCCTCGGTTCACTGTCCAGGTTCGCCAACGCCTCTCGCATGGTGCGACCCGAGACGCTGTCGAGGTTGCCAAACTGACTGCCGGAGCACAGCGCGATCTTCGGCTCCACCCCAAAGCGCCGCACGTGCCGCGCGCACCCAATTGTCGTCTCTGCGATTTGCTCGGGCGTGGGCACCGGATGCACCTGCGTGTCCGCGATAAACAGCGGTCCGTCCTCCAGGATCATCAAACTCAGCGCACCGACAGGATGATGGTTGTCGCCGCCCAGGATCTGGCTGACGTAATTCAGGTGCCACAGGTATTGCCCGAAGGTCCCACAAATCAGGCTATCGGCCTCTTCGCGATGCACCATGACGGCGCCAATTGCGGTCGTGTTGGTGCGCATGATCGCGCGGGCCAGATCGGGCGACACACCGTGACGCGCCATGATCTGGTGGTAGGTCTCCCAATAATCACGGTAGCGCGGATCGTTTTCGGGGTTGACCAGCTCAAAATCGCGGCCCGCGCGAATGATCAGCCCCGCCCGTTCGATCCGGGCATCAATCACCTCGGGTCGTCCGATCAGGATCGGCATATCCGTCGTCTCTTCGACCATCGCCTGGGCGGCGCGCAGCACGCGCTCGTCCTCGCCCTCCGCGAACACGATCTGGCGCTTCGCGGTCGCCGCGGCCTCAAACACAGGACGCATCACAAGGGCTGATTTGAACACGGATTGGTTCAGTTTCGCCCGATAGGCATCCAGATCCTCAATCGGTCGCGTCGCCACGCCCGAGGCCATCGCCGCCTCGGCTACCGCACTTGCCACAACGGCCGAGAGGCGCGGATCGAAGGGTTTGGGGATCAGATATTCGGGGCCGAAGGTCAGTTGCTCGCCCTTATATGCGGCGGCGGCCTCGGCAGATGTGGTCGCCCGCGCCATGGCCGCGATCCCCTCGATACAAGCGATCTGCATGGCGTCATTGATCTCCGTTGCGCCGACATCCAGCGCGCCCCGGAAGATGAATGGAAAACACAGCACATTATTGACTTGATTGGGAAAATCACTGCGCCCCGTCGCGATAATCGCGTCTGGCGCGACGGCACGCGCGTCGTCGGGCAGGATTTCGGGCGTGGGGTTGGCCAGCGCGAAAATGATCGGCGCTGGGGCCATTTTGGCCACCATCTCAGGCGTCAGAACGCCCGGCCCCGACAGGCCCAGAAACAGATCGGCGTCGTCGATCACGTCCCCC from Jannaschia sp. CCS1 includes:
- a CDS encoding thymidine phosphorylase, with amino-acid sequence MSDARAILTKLRQGDRLTEAEVFWFAEGLATGDVTDAQAGAFAMAVCQNGLGEEGRVQLTRAMRETGRVMAWHLDGPVIDKHSTGGVGDCVSLLLAPALAACGAFVPMISGRGLGHTGGTLDKLEAIPGYNTDVSPDDLQEIVADIGCAIVGASGDIAPADKRLYAVRDVTATVASVDLITASILSKKLAAGLEALVLDVKVGSGAFMGTEAEALGLAQALVATAQGAGCMTTALVTDMNQPLASSAGNALELAEVMQVLTGAAKDTALEHLTVALGGEVLALGGLAADASDGEGRIRRALAGGEAARVFAEMVAELGGPVDFVERWPDRLPAAPVMMDVHPGQAGYVTAIDTRALGEIVVHLGGGRLREDDRIDPAVGLSDIARLGTRVDDVTPLARMHTADEDEGRALAAKLRRAFTLSDAAIDTPPLIHERIA
- a CDS encoding NADP-dependent malic enzyme — its product is MSDDKKDGLRDAALAYHEHPRPGKLEIRATKPLANGRDLARAYSPGVAEASLEIKVNSANATRYTARGNLVGVVSNGTAVLGLGNIGALASKPVMEGKAVLFKKFAGIDCFDIEVDESDPEKLADIVCALEPTFGAINLEDIKAPDCFIVEQLCRERMGIPVFHDDQHGTAIVVGAAATNALRVTGKVFEDIKVVSTGGGAAGIACLNMLLKLGVRRENVFLCDIDGLVYEGRGGSTPQKDAFAQGTEAKGLGDVIDDADLFLGLSGPGVLTPEMVAKMAPAPIIFALANPTPEILPDDARAVAPDAIIATGRSDFPNQVNNVLCFPFIFRGALDVGATEINDAMQIACIEGIAAMARATTSAEAAAAYKGEQLTFGPEYLIPKPFDPRLSAVVASAVAEAAMASGVATRPIEDLDAYRAKLNQSVFKSALVMRPVFEAAATAKRQIVFAEGEDERVLRAAQAMVEETTDMPILIGRPEVIDARIERAGLIIRAGRDFELVNPENDPRYRDYWETYHQIMARHGVSPDLARAIMRTNTTAIGAVMVHREEADSLICGTFGQYLWHLNYVSQILGGDNHHPVGALSLMILEDGPLFIADTQVHPVPTPEQIAETTIGCARHVRRFGVEPKIALCSGSQFGNLDSVSGRTMREALANLDSEPRDFIYEGEMHVDSALDAELRARVFPDCRLEGAANALIFTSTDAASATRNILKMKANALEVGPILMGMGNQAHIVTPSITARGLLNISALAGTPVSLYG
- a CDS encoding cytidine deaminase, encoding MRADDPVRRAVMPDATLIDQATQVRLNAHAPYSNFKVGCAIRSVEGNVYVGCNVENVAYPEGTCAEAGAIAAMIAAGDTRIAEVAVIAGSPAPVPPCGGCRQKLAEFADGDTPITMATTQGATQVTQVGALLPGQFTAAHMAE
- a CDS encoding response regulator; amino-acid sequence: MITQVSQQSDNPICDDPGHRTSAALQQLSHDIRSAMSDVLGGIRLVETARLDPQSQTQIDRIRAAADTLAALVDDALLTAAGETAIRNEVAEVDVADWMCALDRRWSGRAAEWGSRITITAQGALPDRLSVSAILLDRIVGNLVGNALVHAAGSDVSVNLSCDQDTGFDIFIQDQGPGFPRHVLDAAHGNHASATGSGLGLHIVRQLSAELPARLTLSNTSSEGHACARLIISSAKVIWEQSEAAPPETPDLGGLRILVAEDNLTNQTILRQMLLSMGAEAVFVTDGQAALDALDRDTFDIALLDIEMPRLSGLEVMERVRSGPGERARIPLVAITAYVLRDNREAIYAAGADGIIGKPIASASEFGRTILRHVGRPDGEADPQDIPSGQGLGPQLDAERLDRLLQAAGAPGSAELLDRVVEDLTAVLQTLDAGVASGNASDVRAQTHILIAISGAVGADRLCQMAEVLNIAAKRHKLDQLAQIHAHLRLDLVDLLDVIRARRAALT